A window of the Lactuca sativa cultivar Salinas chromosome 7, Lsat_Salinas_v11, whole genome shotgun sequence genome harbors these coding sequences:
- the LOC111904525 gene encoding probable BOI-related E3 ubiquitin-protein ligase 2, whose protein sequence is MAVEASQHSLYHPQMMITNAIDNQGNGINGPLGYGIGGHPFPTTTTAMFCSGFTDSINPLPANTANLKSESGLTCSLPVISRKRTRDSSDINTLFSFVNSHNMNRNQMESCGAYTFLGEDISLQIQQQQLEIDQFVAHHTEKVRLDIEERRKRNSRRLIAAVEEGISKRLRAKEEEIVKISKLNWALEEKVKSLCVENQIWRELAQTNEATANALRSNLKQVLEQVVHDDFRHRSTAACVDDAEDAQSCCESNNEEQQQQQRIGHHHDNNHNNMNDDCSSSNNNRLCKKCGQEESCVLLLPCRHLCLCTVCASSVNICPVCKSTKNISVHVNLS, encoded by the exons ATGGCTGTTGAGGCAAGTCAGCATAGTCTTTACCATCCTCAAATGATGATAACTAACGCCATTGATAATCAAGGAAACGGTATTAATGGCCCTTTAGGTTACGGAATTGGTGGTCATCCTTTCCCCACAACGACCACTGCGATGTTCTGCTCTGGTTTTACCGATTCGATTAACCCTCTTCCGGCGAATACTGCTAATCTGAAATCCGAGAGTGGCCTCACGTGCAGTCTTCCTGTAATTTCTAGAAAGCGAACTCGGGATTCTTCTGATATCAATACCTTGTTTTCCTTCGTTAATAGTCATAACATGAATCGCAATCAAATGGAGAGTTGTGGAGCCTATACGTTTCTCGGAGAGGACATCTCTTTACAGATCCAACAACAGCAGTTAGAGATCGATCAATTCGTCGCTCATCAT ACGGAGAAAGTGAGACTCGATATTGAAGAGAGACGAAAGAGAAATTCAAGGAGATTAATTGCAGCAGTAGAGGAAGGAATCTCGAAGAGACTAAGAGCAAAAGAAGAAGAAATCGTGAAGATCTCGAAATTAAATTGGGCATTGGAAGAGAAAGTGAAATCCTTATGTGTCGAGAATCAAATCTGGAGAGAATTAGCTCAAACCAACGAAGCAACAGCAAACGCATTACGCAGCAACTTGAAACAAGTCCTCGAACAAGTCGTCCATGACGATTTCCGCCACCGTAGCACGGCGGCGTGTGTAGACGACGCCGAAGACGCACAATCATGCTGCGAAAGCAACAacgaagaacaacaacaacaacaacgaatcGGTCATCATCATGATAATAatcataacaacatgaatgatgaTTGTAGCAGTAGCAACAACAACAGATTATGCAAGAAATGTGGTCAGGAAGAATCATGCGTGTTGCTTCTTCCTTGCAGGCATCTCTGTCTTTGCACAGTATGTGCTTCCTCTGTTAACATTTGTCCTGTTTGTAAATCCACAAAGAACATCAGTGTTCATGTGAACTTGTCCTGA
- the LOC111904528 gene encoding uncharacterized protein LOC111904528 yields MMNYDIWRELFEIYYIGYGVDDHVKPPTQVMIDKEKEKDKGKEESTNAKDPWVRKDSIVKSWLYATLSIPLLNMIFKKQAIAFEIWENLEKVFHDNKASKIIQVDQELRNISLGNASITYYSNKIKSLDDRLEHMDAKVSEANLVAYVINGLSPKFRYIAINIRHWDLPSSFWDVRSILICEEQQMLQDEQCDSLLTHADSSSSPHALTVQNSNHNSSQWRNNFNGNISNRGRYCGGCG; encoded by the coding sequence atgATGAACTATGATATTTGGCGTGAACTGTTCGAAATTTACTACATCGGGTATGGAGTTGATGATCACGTCAAGCCTCCTACACAAGTAATGAttgataaagaaaaagaaaaggacaaAGGAAAAGAAGAATCAACAAATGCAAAGGATCCATGGGTTCGCAAGGATTCGATCGTGAAATCATGGCTTTATGCCACCCTCTCCATCCCCCTTCTCAATATGATTTTCAAGAAGCAAGCAATAGCTTTTGAAATCTGGGAAAACCTTGAAAAGGTTTTTCATGATAACAAGGCCTCGAAAATTATTCaagttgatcaagaattaagaaACATCTCTCTTGGTAATGCTTCTATCACATACTACAGCAACAAAATAAAATcccttgatgatcgattagaacACATGGATGCTAAAGTTTCTGAAGCTAACCTAGTAGCTTACGTGATCAACGGACTATCTCCAAAATTCAGGTACATAGCCATAAACATCCGACACTGGGATCTGCCTTCGTCTTTCTGGGATGTTCGATCCATCCTCATTTGTGAAGAGCAACAAATGCTCCAAGATGAACAATGTGACTCTCTTCTCACGCATGCTGACAGTTCATCATCCCCACATGCTCTTACGGTTCAAAATTCGAATCACAATTCATCTCAGTGGCGTAATAATTTCAATGGCAATATTAGCAATAGAGGTCGCTACTGTGGGGGTTGTGGTTGA